In Chiloscyllium punctatum isolate Juve2018m chromosome 10, sChiPun1.3, whole genome shotgun sequence, a single window of DNA contains:
- the LOC140482471 gene encoding gap junction gamma-1 protein-like, with the protein MSWAFLTRLLEEIQNHSTFVGKVWLMVLIVFRIVLLAVGGEPIYHDEQSKFMCNTQQPGCENVCYNSFAPLSHIRFWVFQIIMITVPSVIYLGYAIHRIARMEGAQQPKPKRKMPIVHRGAARDYEEAEGDDEEDPMVCEEIEHEPETEADKKAPEKKPHDGRRRIKEDGLMKMYVFQLLMRTLFEIGFLAAQYFLYGFEVLPGFVCSTIPCPYTVDCFVSRPTEKTIFLLVMYVVSGLCLVLNFAELFHLGIGGIRDGLRGRRLASQLYYSSRGAPYAPPGYHSVLHKDKTKLGNGNMPYHDNFGALGPESFEMSEVVHRHLKLAQEQLNMAYQATGELPLQPRRGILESNCPTAEQNRLKFGQEGESACPEKAGLRG; encoded by the exons ATGAGCTGGGCTTTCCTGACGAGGCTCCTTGAGGAGATCCAGAACCACTCCACGTTTGTTGGCAAAGTCTGGCTGATGGTCCTCATTGTTTTCCGCATTGTTTTGTTGGCAGTTGGTGGTGAACCTATCTACCATGATGAACAAAGCAAGTTCATGTGTAACACTCAGCAACCTGGTTGTGAGAACGTTTGCTACAATTCCTTTGCACCCCTTTCCCACATCCGGTTCTGGGTCTTCCAGATCATCATGATCACAGTGCCATCCGTTATATACCTGGGCTATGCCATACACCGGATAGCCCGGATGGAGGGTGCCCAACAGCCAAAACCCAAGAGAAAGATGCCCATTGTGCATCGGGGAGCTGCTCGGGATTACGAGGAGGCAGAAGGTGATGATGAGGAAGACCCCATGGTCTGCGAGGAGATTGAGCATGAACCTGAGACTGAGGCTGACAAGAAAGCTCCTGAGAAGAAGCCACATGATGGCAGGAGGCGTATAAAAGAAGATGGGCTCATGAAGATGTATGTTTTCCAGCTCCTGATGAGAACTCTGTTTGAAATTGGTTTCTTGGCTGCCCAGTATTTTCTATATGGGTTTGAAGTGCTTCCTGGCTTTGTGTGCAGTACAATTCCTTGTCCATACACCGTCGATTGTTTTGTGTCACGTCCCACAGAGAAAACCATCTTCCTGTTGGTCATGTATGTGGTCAGTGGGCTCTGCTTAGTGCTCAACTTTGCTGAGCTCTTCCACCTTGGCATTGGTGGCATCAGGGATGGCTTGAGGGGCAGGCGGCTGGCCTCCCAGCTCTACTACTCCTCCAGGGGCGCCCCCTATGCCCCTCCGGGCTACCACTCTGTGCTTCACAAGGACAAGACCAAGCTGGGCAATGGGAACATGCCATACCATGACAACTTTGGTGCCCTAGGACCAGAGAGTTTTGAGATGTCTGAGGTGGTTCACCGACACCTAAAGCTTGCTCAGGAACAACTGAACATGGCGTATCAAGCAACAGGAGAGCTCCCTCTCCAACCGAGGAGGGGCATCCTTGAGTCAAATTGTCCGACTGCTGAGCAGAACCGACTGAAATTTGGTCAGGAAGGTGAAAGTGCATGTCCTGAAAAAGCAG GTCTACGTGGGTGA